A genomic region of Herbaspirillum sp. DW155 contains the following coding sequences:
- a CDS encoding phage tail protein: MANELKMQVVFSMMEKITAPLKKIAGGAKDTGKALKDTSDRLRELNKQQSDLNGLRDLHQGMRKTNAELATAQQRVAELAARMKATENPTRAMTREFNAAVRSVKSLQEASERQGTQYRALRERLADAGIGSRQLANAQTWLKNSIAATNAELADQQKKLTANHRQQQVMANARQRADKLRSTAGGLAAAGVGATASGAAMGAPVLAGLKEAKHYETENGRVRALGLGPAATAEAIKFARDMKTYGTSQLDNLQLLRDGITAFGDTHHAEMVAPMMAKMKFGNHAFYGEAEGAENERKFMDMLKVIEMRNGTKDIGTFSKQANMVQQVLTATGGRVGPGEWLNLIKTGGIAAKGIKDEAFYYQLESLVQEMGGNRVGTSMMSAYQNLYQGRTTKRSIAMLSDLGLIGDQSKVKHDKAGQVSFLNPGAIKGADLFRENQFEWLEKVLLPQLASKGITDEKGILDAIGGIFSNRTAAQLFSTMYQQRTQIHKNEKLNRGAANIDELDKLGRDTASGKELETLSKVADLKLELGTKILPLYASGLQMAANAVQALTGFMERNPATAKAMIVAFSAIAAIMVVIGPLMLALASIIGPYAMLHVLFAKIGLQGSLLMPILRGVGTVFMWLGRIFLMNPIGLAVTAIAAAAYLLYRNWEPIAGFFGNLWQQIRGAFAGGLAGVGALILNWSPVGLFYQAFAGVLSWFGIELPAKFTEFGAMILRGLVNGITSGIGAVKDAVLGAGASVIGWFKEKLDIHSPSRVFAELGDYTMQGLAVGLNRGQDGPLSTVSSLAGKLASAGAAVAIGAGSVPAMALDSRPPISGGAAQPVVYQGDTVQIIIQPTPGMDEQAIARAVAIELDRRDRMKASRQRSNLADWD, from the coding sequence ATGGCAAATGAACTGAAAATGCAGGTGGTGTTCTCCATGATGGAGAAAATCACCGCCCCGCTAAAGAAGATTGCCGGCGGCGCCAAGGACACCGGTAAGGCACTGAAGGACACCAGCGACCGCCTGCGCGAGCTGAACAAGCAGCAGAGCGACCTCAACGGCCTGCGTGACCTGCACCAGGGCATGCGCAAGACGAATGCCGAGTTGGCCACCGCGCAGCAGCGCGTCGCTGAGCTGGCGGCCAGGATGAAGGCTACCGAGAACCCGACCCGCGCCATGACGCGCGAATTTAATGCAGCGGTGCGCAGCGTCAAGTCTCTGCAGGAGGCCAGCGAGCGGCAAGGCACGCAGTATCGCGCCTTGCGCGAACGCCTGGCCGATGCCGGCATCGGCTCGCGCCAGCTCGCCAATGCGCAGACCTGGCTCAAGAACAGCATTGCCGCCACCAATGCCGAACTAGCGGACCAGCAGAAGAAGCTCACCGCCAACCATCGTCAGCAGCAGGTGATGGCCAATGCGCGCCAGCGCGCTGACAAGCTGCGCAGCACGGCGGGCGGCCTGGCAGCGGCCGGCGTGGGGGCCACGGCCAGCGGCGCCGCCATGGGCGCCCCTGTGCTGGCCGGCCTGAAAGAGGCCAAGCACTACGAGACCGAGAACGGCCGCGTGCGTGCGCTCGGCCTGGGACCGGCCGCCACCGCCGAGGCGATCAAGTTCGCGCGCGACATGAAAACCTACGGCACCAGCCAGCTCGACAACCTGCAGTTGCTGCGCGACGGCATTACGGCCTTTGGCGACACGCACCACGCCGAAATGGTCGCGCCCATGATGGCCAAGATGAAATTCGGCAATCACGCCTTCTACGGGGAAGCCGAGGGCGCGGAGAACGAGCGCAAGTTCATGGACATGCTCAAGGTCATCGAAATGCGCAACGGCACCAAGGACATTGGTACGTTCTCCAAGCAGGCCAATATGGTGCAGCAGGTGCTGACTGCCACGGGCGGCCGGGTCGGGCCGGGCGAGTGGTTGAACCTCATCAAGACCGGTGGTATCGCGGCCAAGGGCATCAAGGATGAAGCCTTCTATTACCAGCTCGAATCCCTGGTGCAGGAAATGGGCGGTAACCGGGTCGGCACCTCGATGATGAGCGCTTATCAGAACCTCTATCAGGGCCGCACCACCAAGCGTTCCATTGCCATGCTGTCGGACCTGGGCCTGATCGGTGACCAATCCAAGGTGAAGCATGACAAGGCCGGCCAGGTCTCGTTCCTGAATCCGGGCGCCATCAAGGGCGCGGACCTGTTCCGCGAGAACCAATTCGAATGGCTGGAGAAAGTGCTGTTGCCGCAACTGGCCAGCAAGGGCATCACGGACGAAAAGGGGATCCTCGACGCCATCGGCGGGATCTTCTCGAACCGCACAGCGGCGCAGCTCTTCTCGACCATGTACCAGCAGCGTACGCAGATCCACAAGAACGAGAAATTGAACCGGGGCGCCGCCAACATCGACGAGCTCGACAAGCTCGGCCGGGACACCGCCAGCGGCAAGGAACTGGAAACGCTGTCAAAGGTGGCAGACCTGAAACTGGAGCTGGGCACCAAGATCCTGCCGCTCTACGCCTCTGGCCTGCAGATGGCCGCCAATGCCGTCCAAGCGTTGACCGGCTTCATGGAGCGCAATCCGGCCACCGCCAAGGCCATGATTGTGGCCTTCAGTGCCATCGCCGCCATCATGGTGGTGATAGGGCCGCTGATGCTCGCCCTGGCCTCGATCATCGGTCCCTATGCCATGTTGCACGTTCTGTTCGCAAAGATCGGGCTGCAGGGGAGTTTGCTCATGCCGATCCTGCGCGGCGTCGGCACGGTCTTCATGTGGCTGGGACGGATCTTCCTGATGAACCCCATTGGCCTGGCGGTGACCGCCATCGCCGCCGCTGCCTATCTGCTGTACCGGAATTGGGAACCCATTGCCGGCTTCTTCGGCAACCTGTGGCAGCAGATACGCGGCGCCTTCGCGGGCGGCCTGGCCGGCGTGGGCGCGCTGATCTTGAATTGGTCTCCGGTGGGCCTGTTCTACCAGGCATTTGCGGGCGTGCTGAGCTGGTTCGGCATCGAGCTGCCGGCCAAATTTACCGAGTTCGGCGCCATGATCCTGCGCGGCCTGGTCAACGGCATTACCAGCGGCATCGGTGCCGTCAAGGATGCGGTGCTGGGCGCCGGGGCCAGTGTCATTGGCTGGTTCAAGGAAAAGCTCGACATCCATAGCCCGAGCCGGGTCTTTGCCGAGCTGGGCGACTACACCATGCAGGGCCTGGCCGTGGGCTTGAATCGTGGCCAGGACGGCCCGCTGTCTACCGTCAGCAGCCTCGCCGGCAAGCTGGCCAGCGCGGGCGCAGCCGTTGCTATTGGCGCGGGCAGCGTGCCGGCAATGGCCCTCGATAGCCGGCCACCGATCAGCGGTGGCGCTGCGCAGCCCGTCGTCTACCAGGGCGACACGGTGCAAATCATCATCCAGCCGACGCCTGGCATGGATGAGCAAGCCATCGCCCGCGCGGTGGCTATTGAGCTGGATCGCCGCGACCGCATGAAGGCGTCGCGCCAGCGCTCGAACCTCGCAGATTGGGATTAA
- a CDS encoding phage tail protein, translated as MMMVLGMFVFSLPTLAYQELQRQTQWKFASNARVGRRDAVQFTGKGDDTITLSGWIAPELTGSAFSLDALRLMADTGKSWFLIQGTGRIYGSYVIESMDEGRTVLDGDGDAKRIEFTIKLRRTDDSVLSSLGLGDISDLRNMVDIDGITNSIADKARDVVGSAIGGVTSTASAIVGKVSGAASSLSGAAGKIGGVGQ; from the coding sequence ATGATGATGGTCTTGGGAATGTTCGTCTTCAGCTTGCCCACGCTCGCCTATCAAGAGCTGCAGCGGCAGACGCAATGGAAGTTCGCCAGCAATGCGCGCGTGGGCCGGCGCGACGCGGTGCAGTTCACCGGTAAAGGGGATGACACCATTACCTTGTCGGGCTGGATTGCACCGGAGCTGACCGGCAGCGCCTTCTCGCTCGATGCCCTGCGCCTGATGGCCGACACCGGCAAGAGCTGGTTCCTGATCCAGGGAACGGGGCGCATCTATGGCTCCTACGTCATCGAGAGCATGGACGAGGGGCGCACCGTGTTGGATGGCGACGGCGATGCCAAGCGCATCGAATTCACCATCAAGTTGAGACGCACTGACGATAGCGTGCTGTCGTCGCTGGGCCTGGGCGATATCTCGGATCTGCGCAACATGGTCGACATCGACGGCATCACGAACAGCATCGCAGATAAGGCGCGTGATGTGGTCGGCAGTGCCATCGGCGGCGTCACAAGCACGGCCAGTGCGATAGTGGGTAAGGTCAGTGGGGCGGCCAGCTCGCTTAGCGGTGCTGCCGGGAAAATCGGGGGAGTTGGGCAATGA
- a CDS encoding contractile injection system protein, VgrG/Pvc8 family, producing MTTTAPAFRIVIEDKDISRPVSDRLMSITLRECRGDEADQLDIELDDSDGKLKIPPKGAKLHFALGWLGSPLVDKGAFVVSEVEHSGAPDRLTIRARSASMIDAFRQQRDRSFHETTLGAVVDAIAAGNGLASGISAGLRSIAIQHLDQTHESDSALLRRLGKKYDAVATVKNDTLLFMPINESRTASGKPLPVVKVARALGDQHRYHSSESDAYSGVRAFWMDEKYGRRRSVVAGQAGNSKRLRTTFANETDARAAAVAEWQRIERGLATFEMQLALGDASIMPQSPVVVSGFKADIDATEWLSKTVTHSISGSGFTTRIEFETKSEEADTERELDHDPEEGITGVKAGWHDKAKKKNNKGTELAGKADNAKTLNRTYATKQSATRAAALEWAKIKEVREIIAENRSD from the coding sequence ATGACCACCACCGCGCCAGCCTTCCGCATCGTCATCGAAGACAAGGATATCAGCCGCCCCGTTTCGGACAGGCTCATGAGCATCACCTTGCGCGAATGCCGGGGGGATGAGGCCGATCAACTGGACATCGAGCTGGACGATTCGGATGGCAAGCTGAAGATTCCACCGAAGGGCGCCAAGCTGCATTTCGCGCTTGGCTGGCTGGGTTCGCCGCTGGTCGACAAGGGCGCGTTCGTGGTCTCCGAGGTGGAACACAGCGGCGCACCGGACCGGCTGACCATCCGCGCCAGGTCGGCCAGCATGATCGATGCGTTTCGGCAGCAGCGAGACCGTAGTTTCCATGAGACCACACTCGGCGCCGTGGTGGATGCCATCGCCGCCGGCAATGGCCTGGCATCAGGGATATCGGCCGGCCTACGCTCCATCGCCATCCAGCACCTGGACCAGACGCATGAAAGCGATTCCGCACTGCTGCGTCGCCTGGGCAAGAAATATGATGCGGTGGCCACGGTGAAAAATGACACGTTGTTGTTCATGCCGATCAACGAGAGTCGCACCGCCAGCGGAAAGCCGCTGCCGGTGGTAAAGGTGGCGCGGGCGTTGGGGGACCAGCACCGATATCACAGCTCAGAATCCGATGCGTATAGCGGCGTTCGCGCATTCTGGATGGATGAGAAATACGGACGCCGCCGCAGTGTCGTTGCGGGCCAGGCAGGCAACAGCAAGCGCTTGCGCACCACGTTCGCGAATGAGACTGATGCGCGTGCTGCCGCCGTGGCCGAGTGGCAGCGCATTGAACGTGGCTTGGCCACCTTCGAGATGCAGCTTGCGCTCGGCGATGCCAGCATCATGCCGCAATCGCCTGTGGTGGTATCCGGGTTCAAGGCAGATATTGATGCGACGGAATGGCTATCGAAGACCGTCACACATTCCATCAGCGGCAGCGGTTTTACCACGCGCATTGAGTTCGAGACCAAATCTGAGGAAGCCGACACAGAGCGCGAGCTTGATCACGATCCGGAGGAAGGCATCACCGGCGTGAAAGCGGGATGGCACGACAAAGCAAAGAAGAAAAACAACAAGGGCACCGAGCTGGCAGGCAAGGCCGACAACGCCAAGACGCTGAACAGGACCTATGCCACCAAGCAAAGTGCCACCCGTGCTGCAGCGCTAGAGTGGGCAAAAATCAAAGAGGTCCGCGAGATCATCGCCGAAAATCGTTCCGATTAA
- a CDS encoding helix-turn-helix transcriptional regulator gives MNTIGERLKAERTRLGFNQTEFAAVGGVQRRAQLFYEQDERRPDAGYLQAVSRLGVDVQFVVTGTPSMQALTPEETQLLDGFRKLDIKNKARVLGVIEGAAPIESARAIVTVGGNVGQQIHGDVHGTVQGPDMRKKVIKKK, from the coding sequence ATGAACACAATCGGGGAACGTCTCAAGGCCGAGCGCACGCGCTTGGGCTTCAATCAGACAGAGTTTGCCGCCGTCGGCGGTGTCCAACGTAGGGCTCAACTGTTCTACGAACAAGATGAGCGCCGCCCTGATGCTGGGTATTTACAAGCGGTCTCCCGGCTGGGGGTCGATGTCCAATTTGTCGTGACTGGAACCCCGAGTATGCAGGCGTTGACGCCCGAGGAAACCCAGCTTCTCGATGGATTCAGAAAGCTGGATATCAAAAATAAGGCGCGCGTGCTGGGAGTGATCGAGGGGGCAGCTCCAATCGAATCCGCAAGAGCGATTGTCACTGTCGGTGGGAATGTCGGCCAGCAGATTCATGGCGATGTGCATGGAACGGTTCAAGGACCGGACATGCGTAAAAAGGTCATCAAGAAGAAGTAA
- a CDS encoding ogr/Delta-like zinc finger family protein produces the protein MRVISLPCPHCQSPVRAAKSRTMSSMMKEITYQCQNAECGHTFVATLEVSRTVSMSAMPNPDVRIPISSRAFLAAKNQMTLDLATA, from the coding sequence ATGCGAGTAATCAGCCTGCCTTGCCCGCACTGCCAAAGCCCGGTGCGCGCGGCGAAGAGTCGCACCATGTCGTCGATGATGAAGGAAATCACCTATCAGTGCCAAAACGCCGAATGCGGCCACACCTTCGTGGCCACGCTTGAGGTTTCGCGCACCGTATCGATGTCAGCCATGCCGAACCCGGACGTGCGCATTCCGATTTCCTCGCGCGCGTTTCTGGCTGCCAAGAACCAGATGACGCTAGACCTCGCGACCGCCTAA
- a CDS encoding replication endonuclease, whose amino-acid sequence MQYRKVDAKTRRQHKAFLDSPQFASELERIPLKWRGRVVSQALELMSVWHWRRIFEPVALDFVRDFAAHYVPAGIDLSQDDAEICATAEKAAENVKKMLWKAISDTHARDIIEQECSDYGIDVPEVDDDDLRAIIARVVDPRWWRRQLRKVVGRAFEGGNIRLGYVHYHGEPYASNDAVLSRLAQNKRNAAALEATMVRNEAGQEFSIAELAEKTTANKTIRRGELMLRINGFETIARECKDEGLFLTWSCPSRFHATLHSGKPNPKYDGSDPRRANKYLGKMTALARSALARRGIGLYGFRIAEPHHDGCPHWHMLVFVRALPGYTTPHVKDVAGRAIRVMKRYAWRVDRGEPGAFKRRLDVKRIDWSKGSAAGYIAKYVAKNIDGVADHKTKEGYVVTTDTAGDYELTPSARVEAWAARWGIRQFQQWGGAPVSVWRELRRVPADMVQEAPPAMAAAWDAVQKVEGEKRACWASYLRAQGGAIVKRDDLMVTLAKETKTVTGRYEECERVMPYGVQCRQMAGVVFKSVRHTWTPVQGHDARTSAGSGFPWTRVNNCTQPAGPDFAADVSFEPKTAPVPVMFQPDQAAQIDHAWLSLGACPWPRPVVDDKPAWPAPAMTADEQRRALASWDAIKACPWPRMLPVPDKSPRHGTPRQVADWRAGRLDVTELPIDTNPTKGNAP is encoded by the coding sequence ATGCAGTATAGAAAAGTCGACGCGAAGACGCGACGCCAGCACAAGGCCTTTCTCGATTCGCCTCAGTTTGCCAGCGAACTGGAACGCATCCCGCTGAAGTGGCGCGGCCGTGTTGTCAGCCAGGCGCTTGAGCTCATGTCGGTATGGCACTGGCGCCGGATCTTCGAGCCGGTCGCCCTCGATTTCGTTCGTGACTTCGCCGCGCACTACGTGCCGGCCGGAATTGATCTTTCGCAAGATGACGCTGAAATCTGCGCCACTGCCGAGAAGGCCGCCGAGAACGTCAAGAAGATGCTTTGGAAGGCGATTTCCGACACGCACGCCCGCGACATCATCGAGCAGGAATGCAGCGATTACGGCATTGACGTGCCCGAGGTGGACGACGACGACCTGCGCGCCATCATTGCGCGTGTGGTGGACCCGCGCTGGTGGCGCCGTCAACTGCGCAAGGTGGTTGGCCGTGCCTTCGAGGGCGGCAATATCCGCTTGGGCTATGTCCACTATCACGGCGAGCCCTATGCCAGCAATGATGCGGTGCTGTCGCGCCTGGCGCAGAACAAGCGCAATGCAGCGGCGTTGGAAGCGACGATGGTGCGCAACGAGGCTGGCCAGGAATTCAGCATCGCAGAGCTGGCCGAGAAGACCACCGCCAATAAAACCATTCGGCGCGGTGAGCTCATGCTGCGCATCAACGGCTTTGAAACCATTGCGCGCGAGTGCAAGGACGAAGGCCTGTTTCTCACGTGGTCTTGCCCGTCCCGCTTTCATGCGACGCTACATAGCGGCAAGCCAAATCCGAAATATGACGGCTCCGATCCGCGCAGGGCTAACAAGTACCTGGGCAAGATGACTGCCCTGGCGCGCTCGGCGCTGGCACGGCGCGGCATCGGCCTGTACGGCTTCCGCATTGCTGAACCGCATCACGATGGATGCCCGCATTGGCACATGCTGGTGTTCGTGCGCGCTCTGCCGGGCTACACCACGCCGCACGTCAAGGACGTGGCCGGCCGGGCTATTCGCGTGATGAAGCGCTACGCCTGGCGCGTGGACCGTGGCGAGCCTGGCGCATTCAAGCGCCGCCTGGACGTGAAGCGCATTGACTGGTCGAAGGGCAGCGCCGCCGGCTACATCGCCAAGTATGTGGCCAAGAACATTGACGGCGTGGCCGACCACAAGACCAAAGAAGGCTACGTGGTGACCACTGACACGGCCGGTGATTATGAGCTGACGCCCTCGGCGCGCGTAGAAGCCTGGGCCGCCCGCTGGGGCATTCGGCAGTTCCAGCAGTGGGGTGGCGCGCCTGTGAGCGTCTGGCGCGAGCTGCGGCGCGTTCCGGCAGACATGGTGCAAGAGGCGCCGCCAGCGATGGCCGCCGCCTGGGATGCCGTACAAAAGGTCGAGGGCGAGAAGCGTGCATGCTGGGCCAGCTACTTGCGCGCCCAAGGCGGTGCCATCGTGAAGCGCGACGATCTGATGGTCACGCTGGCCAAAGAAACCAAGACTGTCACCGGTCGCTATGAAGAGTGCGAGCGCGTCATGCCCTATGGCGTCCAGTGCCGCCAAATGGCCGGCGTGGTGTTCAAGTCCGTTCGGCATACATGGACACCAGTTCAAGGGCACGACGCCCGCACATCGGCGGGTTCGGGGTTCCCTTGGACTCGTGTAAATAACTGTACGCAGCCCGCCGGGCCTGACTTTGCGGCCGATGTGTCCTTTGAGCCGAAGACCGCGCCGGTACCGGTCATGTTCCAGCCGGACCAGGCCGCGCAGATCGATCATGCCTGGCTCTCCCTGGGCGCATGCCCCTGGCCCCGGCCGGTTGTGGATGACAAGCCCGCGTGGCCAGCCCCGGCTATGACGGCGGACGAACAGCGCCGGGCCCTGGCCTCATGGGACGCCATCAAGGCATGCCCCTGGCCGCGAATGTTGCCGGTGCCGGACAAGTCGCCGCGTCACGGCACACCTCGCCAGGTGGCCGACTGGCGCGCCGGCCGGCTGGATGTGACCGAACTTCCGATTGATACCAACCCAACGAAAGGGAACGCTCCATGA
- a CDS encoding DUF4224 domain-containing protein codes for MSELFLDDESLERLTGIRRGSTRAGVKQTKYEMQAAFLRAIGIPFILNARGRPVVLLSAVESRRTAEAPKKGWKPAVIGA; via the coding sequence ATGAGTGAATTGTTCCTTGACGATGAAAGCTTGGAGCGTCTCACAGGCATTCGGCGTGGTTCTACCCGCGCCGGCGTCAAGCAGACCAAGTACGAGATGCAGGCGGCATTCCTGCGCGCAATTGGGATTCCCTTTATCTTGAATGCGCGCGGCCGGCCGGTGGTCCTGCTGTCGGCGGTAGAATCGCGCCGCACGGCAGAGGCCCCGAAAAAAGGATGGAAACCAGCAGTGATTGGGGCATGA
- a CDS encoding tyrosine-type recombinase/integrase codes for MIYYYYDAGGKPRREIPLGSNYVEAVRKWAELEAMPPSTVSKVVTFRYACEVYQKKYLIENAPKTREEKLRQIETLLAFFDNPPAPLEEIKPIHIKQFLSWRVQRTQDALRKKGEQVEGNEGRVAANREKSLISHIWNAARAEGLTDLPNPCAGIKSFREYGRETYVYDDAFHAVWGKADVPTREAMDLAYLTGGRPADLLKIDETHLREGSIEVRQNKTGHKLRIAIEGKLAALIERIKARKRGISGVVVSTRLLVNEEGQPLGRAALRFRFEAARNAAGVEGDDFQFRDLRAKAATDKTDKTKDIREAQQQLGHASVVMTENYVRKRRGRKVMPTE; via the coding sequence GTGATTTACTACTACTACGATGCCGGCGGCAAGCCGCGTCGTGAGATTCCTCTCGGCTCTAACTATGTCGAGGCCGTACGGAAGTGGGCCGAACTGGAGGCGATGCCGCCTTCCACTGTGTCCAAGGTGGTGACGTTCCGTTATGCGTGCGAGGTTTATCAGAAAAAATACTTGATCGAGAATGCGCCGAAAACGAGGGAAGAGAAATTGCGGCAGATTGAGACACTGCTTGCATTCTTCGATAATCCGCCGGCACCGCTTGAAGAAATCAAGCCCATCCACATCAAACAGTTTTTGTCATGGCGCGTCCAGCGAACGCAAGATGCATTGCGCAAGAAGGGTGAGCAGGTGGAAGGCAACGAAGGTCGAGTAGCGGCCAATCGTGAGAAGTCGCTCATTTCGCACATCTGGAATGCAGCGCGGGCCGAGGGGCTGACCGACCTTCCGAACCCATGCGCCGGTATCAAGTCGTTCCGTGAGTATGGCCGTGAAACCTATGTCTACGACGACGCCTTCCATGCCGTGTGGGGCAAAGCGGACGTTCCGACGCGTGAGGCAATGGACCTGGCATATCTCACCGGCGGCCGGCCGGCGGACCTGCTGAAGATCGATGAAACGCACCTACGTGAAGGCAGCATCGAAGTGCGGCAGAACAAGACCGGGCACAAGCTGCGCATTGCTATCGAAGGAAAGCTCGCGGCGCTAATCGAGCGCATCAAGGCGAGAAAGCGCGGCATATCCGGTGTCGTGGTCTCAACAAGGTTGCTTGTCAATGAGGAAGGTCAGCCTCTGGGCCGGGCGGCGCTGCGCTTTCGCTTCGAGGCCGCACGTAATGCTGCTGGCGTTGAGGGGGATGACTTCCAGTTCCGCGACCTGCGTGCGAAGGCTGCTACCGACAAGACGGACAAGACCAAGGATATCCGCGAGGCTCAGCAGCAGCTCGGCCACGCGAGTGTGGTGATGACGGAAAACTATGTCCGCAAGCGCCGTGGTCGCAAGGTAATGCCGACCGAATAA
- a CDS encoding ClpXP protease specificity-enhancing factor yields the protein MPEVSTKPYLLRAIYEWCTDNGYTPHIAVVVDSRTRVPMQFVKNGEIVLNISFEATSGLKMENDNIHFSARFGGVSRDILIPVENVIAIYARENGQGMAFEAPAPSTAEEAQQAPEQEGSAPVLSSVPVSEPEKKPAEGGDKGDDDPEPPKKGGRPVLTRIK from the coding sequence ATGCCAGAAGTCTCCACCAAGCCTTATTTGCTGCGCGCCATCTACGAGTGGTGCACCGACAATGGCTATACGCCGCACATCGCGGTGGTCGTCGACAGCCGCACCCGGGTGCCGATGCAATTCGTCAAGAATGGCGAGATCGTCCTCAACATCAGCTTCGAGGCCACCAGCGGCTTGAAGATGGAGAACGACAACATTCACTTCAGCGCCCGTTTTGGTGGCGTTTCGCGCGATATTCTGATCCCCGTGGAAAACGTGATCGCCATCTATGCCCGTGAGAACGGCCAGGGCATGGCATTCGAAGCGCCTGCGCCGTCCACGGCCGAAGAGGCGCAACAGGCGCCTGAGCAGGAAGGCAGTGCGCCGGTGCTGTCGTCGGTTCCCGTCTCGGAGCCCGAAAAGAAGCCTGCCGAAGGTGGCGACAAGGGCGATGATGATCCGGAGCCACCGAAAAAGGGTGGCCGCCCTGTACTGACGCGCATCAAGTAG
- a CDS encoding glutathione S-transferase N-terminal domain-containing protein, whose translation MMVLYSGTTCPFSQRCRLVLFEKGMDFEIRDVDLFNKPEDISVMNPYGQVPILVERDLVLYESNIINEYIDERFPHPQLMPADPLMRARARLMLFNFEKELFVHVHTLENEKSKAAEKNQEKARHEIRDRLTQLAPLFLKNKYMLGDEFSMLDVALAPLLWRLDHYGIELSKTAAPLMKYAERIFSRPAYIEALTPSEKVMRR comes from the coding sequence ATGATGGTTCTCTACTCGGGCACGACCTGCCCATTTTCGCAACGTTGCCGCCTCGTCCTGTTCGAGAAGGGGATGGATTTCGAAATCCGTGATGTTGACCTGTTCAACAAGCCGGAAGATATCTCGGTCATGAACCCGTATGGCCAGGTGCCCATTCTGGTTGAACGTGACCTGGTGCTGTATGAATCGAACATCATCAACGAATACATCGATGAGCGCTTCCCGCACCCGCAGCTGATGCCGGCTGACCCGTTGATGCGTGCCCGTGCGCGCCTGATGCTGTTCAACTTCGAGAAGGAACTGTTCGTTCACGTGCACACCCTGGAAAATGAAAAGTCCAAGGCTGCCGAGAAGAACCAGGAGAAGGCCCGCCACGAGATCCGTGACCGCCTGACCCAACTGGCACCGCTGTTCCTGAAGAACAAGTACATGCTGGGTGACGAGTTCTCCATGCTGGACGTGGCCCTGGCTCCGCTGCTGTGGCGCCTGGATCACTATGGCATCGAGCTCTCCAAGACGGCCGCGCCGCTGATGAAGTACGCCGAGCGCATCTTCTCGCGTCCTGCCTACATCGAAGCCCTGACCCCGTCCGAAAAGGTCATGCGTCGTTAA
- a CDS encoding cytochrome c1 yields MTLLKKVIAALALLPALACANEGGYPLDRAPDRTKDVAALQNGAKLFVNYCLNCHAASSMRYNRLRDIGLTEEQIKDNLMFSGEKVGDLMKISMSPQDAKAWFGATPPDLSVIARARASEAGSGPDWIYTYLRSYYTDDSRPTGWNNMLFPNVGMPHVLWELQGIRKAKFVEEKDPHDANKTIHKFAGFEQVKPGKMSTAEYDNNVADLVAYLQWMGEPAQNTRKRLGVWVLLFLGLFSVLAWRLNASYWKNIK; encoded by the coding sequence ATGACATTGCTCAAGAAAGTGATTGCCGCGCTGGCCCTGCTGCCAGCGCTGGCCTGCGCCAACGAAGGGGGCTACCCGCTGGACCGTGCCCCGGATCGCACCAAGGATGTTGCCGCGCTGCAAAATGGCGCCAAGCTGTTCGTCAACTATTGCCTGAATTGCCACGCGGCTTCATCGATGCGCTACAACCGTCTGCGCGACATCGGCCTGACCGAAGAGCAGATCAAGGACAACCTCATGTTCAGTGGGGAAAAGGTCGGCGATCTGATGAAGATTTCGATGTCGCCGCAAGATGCCAAGGCCTGGTTCGGTGCCACTCCACCCGACCTGTCGGTGATCGCCCGCGCGCGCGCATCGGAAGCGGGCAGCGGTCCGGACTGGATTTATACCTACCTGCGCAGTTATTATACGGACGACAGCCGTCCCACCGGCTGGAACAACATGCTGTTCCCCAACGTTGGCATGCCGCACGTGTTGTGGGAATTGCAAGGTATCCGCAAGGCCAAGTTCGTGGAAGAGAAGGATCCTCACGACGCGAACAAGACCATCCACAAGTTTGCCGGCTTCGAACAAGTCAAGCCAGGCAAGATGAGCACGGCGGAATATGACAACAATGTCGCCGATCTCGTTGCTTATTTGCAATGGATGGGCGAACCGGCGCAGAATACGCGCAAGCGCCTGGGTGTCTGGGTGCTGTTGTTCCTGGGTCTCTTCTCGGTATTGGCGTGGCGTTTGAACGCGTCCTATTGGAAGAACATCAAGTAA